The Leifsonia sp. ZF2019 DNA segment GTCAGCCCGGCGCCGACGATGGCGACGTCCGCCTCCACGTCCGCGGTGAGACCGGGCCGGGGCGCGAAACCTCCCTCGGTGTCGGCGATGGAGTCGAACCAGAAGCCGGTGCTGCGATAGTCCATGGGATCTCCGGGTGTCGGGGGAGGTGCGGATACGGAAGGCGGGCCCGGTCGCCGCTCGCGCGGAGGCCGGACCCGCCTCGTGCAGTCGGGTACTGCGGTCTTACAGGTGGTTGCTCGCCTCGGTCAGCACGGACTCGAGGATCTGGCGGATCTCGACGAACTCGTCGGGACCGATGGTCAGCGGCGGTGCGAGCTGGACGACGGGGTCTCCGCGGTCGTCGGCGCGGCAGTACAGGCCCGCGTCGTACAGCGCCTTGGAGAGGAACCCGCGCAGGAGCCGCTCGGACTCGTCGTCGTCGAAGGTCTCCTTCGTGGCCTTGTCCTTCACCAGCTCGATGCCGAAGAAGTAGCCGTCGCCGCGCACGTCGCCGACGATCGGGAGAGCGAGCAGCTTCTCGAGCTCGGCGCGGAAGAGCGGCGAGTTCTCGCGCACGCGGTCGTTCAGACCCTCCTCCTCGAAGATGTCGAGGTTCTCCATCGCGACCGCGGCCGAGACCGGGTGCCCGCCGAACGTGTAGCCGTGGTAGAACGACGTGTTGCCGTGCTTGAACGGCTCGTAGATCTTGTCGCTGATGATGGTCGCGCCGATCGGGGAGTACCCGGAGGTCATCGCCTTGGCACAGGTGATCATGTCGGGCACGTAGCCGTACTGGTCGCAGGCGAACATGTGGCCGATGCGGCCGAAGGCGCAGATGACCTCGTCGCTGACCAGCAGCACGTCGTACTTGTCGCAGATCTCGCGCACGCGCTGGAAGTACCCGGGAGGCGGCGGGAAGCAGCCGCCGGAGTTCTGCACCGGCTCGAGGAAGATCGCTGCGACGGTCTCAGGGCCCTCGAACTGGATCATCTCCTCGATGCGATTGGCCGCCCACACCCCGAAGTCCTCGATGTTGTCGGTCGGGGCCCCCATCTCGCCCGCGCGATAGAAGTTCGTGTTCGGGACGCGGAACCCGCCGGGGGTGAGCGGCTCGAACATCTCCTTCATAGCCGGGATGCCGGTGATCGCGAGCGCACCCTGCGGGGTGCCGTGGTAAGCGACGGAGCGCGAGAGCACCTTGTGCTTGGTCGGGCGCCCCTGCAGCTTCCAGTAGTACTTGGCCAGCTTGAAGGCGGTCTCGACGGCCTCGCCGCCGCCGGTGGAGAAGAAGACGCGGTTGAGGTCGCCGGGCGCGTAGTGCGCGAGCCGGTCAGCGAGCTCGATGGCGTTCGGGTGGGCGTACGACCAGATCGGGAAGAACGCGAGCTGCTCGGCCTGCTTGGCGGCGGCCTCGGCGAGACGCCTGCGACCGTGGCCGGCGTTGACCACGAACAGCCCGGAGAGCCCGTCGATGTAGCGCTTGCCGTGCGAGTCCCAGATGTGATGGCCTTCGCCGCGGGTGATGATCGGCACGCCTGCGCCGTCCTCCATCACCGACTGGCGCGCGAAGTGCATCCAGAGGTGGTCCTTGGCCTTGGCCTGGAGCGTCGCCTCGTCGGAGGTGATCGGCTCGCCGAACGTTTCTACGGTTGTCATGGTTATCGTGTTCCCCAGTTGTAGAACTGTTTGTGGAGTTTGAGATAGACGAACGTCTCGGTCGACAGCACGCCGTCGAGGGATCGGATCTCGGAGTTGAGCATCGTGATGAGGTCGAGGTCGTTCTCGCACACCACCTCGGCCAGGATGTCGTAAGTCCCGGCCGTGAGGACGACGTAGTCGACGGCCGGCATCGCAGCCAGCTTGTCGGCGACCACGCGGGTGTCCCCGGTGACGCGGATCCCGATCATCGCCTGGCGATAGAACCCGAGTTGCATCGGGTCGGTCACGGCTACGATCTGCATCACGCCCGACTCGGTCAGCTTCTGCACGCGCTGGCGGACCGCAGCTTCGCTCAGACCGACGGCCTTGCCGATCTCGGCGTACGACTTGCGGCCGTCCACCTGGAGCTGCTCGATGATCGCCTTGGAGACGTCATCGATCTGCGGAGCCTTCGCGCCGTTCGTTGCCCGAGGGGTACTCATGGAGCGATTCTGTCAGTGGAAGTGCTCTCTGGCAAGCGATTCCGCACGTTCCTGGTGCATTCGGTGACGGAATCAGTAGACTCCCGGCCATGACCGAGCTCAGGAACTTCGTGAACGGCACC contains these protein-coding regions:
- a CDS encoding aspartate aminotransferase family protein; amino-acid sequence: MTTVETFGEPITSDEATLQAKAKDHLWMHFARQSVMEDGAGVPIITRGEGHHIWDSHGKRYIDGLSGLFVVNAGHGRRRLAEAAAKQAEQLAFFPIWSYAHPNAIELADRLAHYAPGDLNRVFFSTGGGEAVETAFKLAKYYWKLQGRPTKHKVLSRSVAYHGTPQGALAITGIPAMKEMFEPLTPGGFRVPNTNFYRAGEMGAPTDNIEDFGVWAANRIEEMIQFEGPETVAAIFLEPVQNSGGCFPPPPGYFQRVREICDKYDVLLVSDEVICAFGRIGHMFACDQYGYVPDMITCAKAMTSGYSPIGATIISDKIYEPFKHGNTSFYHGYTFGGHPVSAAVAMENLDIFEEEGLNDRVRENSPLFRAELEKLLALPIVGDVRGDGYFFGIELVKDKATKETFDDDESERLLRGFLSKALYDAGLYCRADDRGDPVVQLAPPLTIGPDEFVEIRQILESVLTEASNHL
- a CDS encoding Lrp/AsnC family transcriptional regulator, whose product is MSTPRATNGAKAPQIDDVSKAIIEQLQVDGRKSYAEIGKAVGLSEAAVRQRVQKLTESGVMQIVAVTDPMQLGFYRQAMIGIRVTGDTRVVADKLAAMPAVDYVVLTAGTYDILAEVVCENDLDLITMLNSEIRSLDGVLSTETFVYLKLHKQFYNWGTR